The Acidicapsa ligni DNA window CAACAAAGAAGGCGAACAATTCAAAGGACCGGCTGCCCGCAAAGCAGTTCGCCCACGTTGCCAAGGTGCTTGCGGAGCCGCGTCGTGTGGAGATTCTTAAGCAAATTGCCGCGAACGGAGGGCAAATCGCGTTCAGCGACCTGGTCACGTTGCACAACATCACCAGCCAGACGATCTCGCACCATGTTCACGAACTGAAGCTGTCCGGCCTCATCGAGATCGTTCGCGAAGGAAGATGCGGCACCCTCCACTTGCAACGGAACGTACTGCAAGCTTATTTGAATGAGTTTAGTGACATTTAGCCTAGACGCCGGAAGCTATGTGCCCCTGATTCTAGGCAAGTAAATGTAACGCGCCTCTCGAGGACGCGTCTGGGCGAGTGCCAGATCGCCGATGCGCTTATCGAGCAAATCTTAGCTTCGAAACGCACATTGGCCTGATATCACCATTCCAGGACCAACCGCGACGTGATTCCTCAACACAAGCTTGTTGCGACTATCTATCGCGATGAGGACCGCTTTGGAGCACCTAAAATGAGGACAGCCCGGCGCTGACTAGGTCAGCTTGCTTTTTCGAAGGTTTCTGACACTTCCTTTAGGAGCTGTCCAATTCTGCGGTTCCATGGCGATTTTCGCTTTTCCTCTACTAGCCATTTCTGGGACGTGCTCAGGTAGCCCTTAGCAGTTGCATCTCCGTAGGCCTGCCAATACTCCAACGCCTGTTCGCCGAAGCGAATCGCATGATAGTTCTTTCTCTTGTCGTATCGA harbors:
- a CDS encoding ArsR/SmtB family transcription factor, translated to MSTKKANNSKDRLPAKQFAHVAKVLAEPRRVEILKQIAANGGQIAFSDLVTLHNITSQTISHHVHELKLSGLIEIVREGRCGTLHLQRNVLQAYLNEFSDI